One genomic segment of Hemibagrus wyckioides isolate EC202008001 linkage group LG08, SWU_Hwy_1.0, whole genome shotgun sequence includes these proteins:
- the smtnl1 gene encoding smoothelin-like 1, whose protein sequence is MDSSAMDSEMDGKKSMDAAGESHEEDRQSGQDTEPLSDTAGRTNEESGEEEPTPQAIKRESEGEGEGDSNENKDGMKEIETQTEKKESDEKETEINTNETGNEEVVSENKENVEQEQEKESSEAETKPDEKSVKEEKTDEKEKIADSENLASMAAETEIKGKDEAKAEVKKTNTRDKQEKTKGKSGVAPSSSVARPSMQMSSRQRSARPSARRDAMAKFQQDTTPAVRNFKVQKTSMGMSVGASIKQKILHWCYSKTRGYEGVSIENFSSSWSDGLAFCALIHRFFPSAFDFSSLKASEREKNFTLAFSMAESLAGCCPLLDVSDMVLMGSKPDPFSVFTYVQSLCQHLSKIEQERREQKKAEESKKQGEAENKVEQGEEAGGTEEQEEQDNAVEEEEQKEEGTADEEKGGTEEESSTQEETNQTAEEAIADPAAET, encoded by the exons ATGGACAGTTCTGCAATGGACAGTGAGATGGATGGAAAAAAGAGCATG GATGCCGCAGGAGAATCCCATGAGGAAGACAGACAAAGTGGACAGGACACAGAGCCTTTAAGTGACACGGCAGGCAGGACTAATGAGGAGAGCGGAGAAGAAGAGCCAACTCCACAAGCCAtcaagagagaaagtgagggtgagggtgaaggTGATAGTAATGAAAACAAAGATGGAATGAAAGAGATTGAGACACaaacagagaagaaagaaagtgatGAAAAGGAAACGGagataaacacaaatgaaacaGGAAATGAAGAAGTAGTCAGTGAGAATAAAGAGAATGttgaacaggagcaggaaaaagagagCAGTGAAGCTGAAACTAAACCTGATGAAAAAAGTgtaaaagaagagaaaacagaCGAGAAAGAGAAAATTGCTGACTCTGAAAACCTGGCTTCAATGGCAGCAGAGACGGAAATAAAAGGCAAAGATGAAGCAAAGGCTGaggtaaagaaaacaaacaccaGAGATAAACAAGAGAAGACTAAAGGAAAGAGTGGAGTTGCACCTTCCTCCTCTGTCGCCAGACCCTCTATGCAGATGTCTTCTCGCCAGCGCAGTGCCAGGCCTTCAGCCAGAAGAGACGCCATGGCAAAGTTTCAACAAGATAC GACTCCAGCGGTTCGCAACTTTAAGGTACAGAAGACCTCTATGGGCATGTCTGTTGGGGCATCAATCAAACAGAAAATCCTCCACTGGTGTTACAGCAAGACACGGGGCTATGAG GGTGTTTCCATAGAGAACTTTTCCTCATCCTGGAGCGATGGCCTGGCCTTCTGTGCACTCATTCACCGTTTCTTCCCCTCTGCTTTTGACTTCTCCTCTCTGAAagccagtgagagagagaagaacttCACCCTGGCTTTCAGCATGGCAGA ATCACTTGCTGGCTGCTGCCCTCTCCTGGATGTATCAGATATGGTACTAATGGGGAGCAAACCAGACCCTTTCAGTGTATTTACCTATGTTCAGTCCCTCTGCCAACACCTCTCCAAAATTGAGCAAGAGAGAAGGGAGCAAAAGAAGGCAGAGGAAAGCAAGAAACAGGGTGAGGCTGAAAACAAGGTCGAACAAGGAGAGGAAGCAGGGGGaacagaagaacaagaagaacaagACAATGCTGTGgaggaagaagaacaaaaagaagagGGGACTGCAGATGAAGAGAAAGGTGGCACTGAGGAAGAAAGCAGCACACAGGAGGAGACAAATCAAACCGCAGAAGAGGCGATCGCAGACCCAGCAGCTGAGACTTGA